The genomic DNA CAGTCCTCACCCCGAGTTGCTCCCTACCACCATCCCGCTGCCTCTCAGCAGCTCACCTGCCCCCTCACCTGCCTTTCAAGGGCCTGTCTGGAGCGTGGCGAACACCGGCAAGCCCCCTAGGTGGCAGCAAAGGCCCGAGAAAGTGCTCCCAGAACGGACCCTCCCTTCCGCCctaaacccagaaaggcagggtAGAAGGGAGCCACCTCGCAGAGGAGAACTGAAGTCCAGAGCGGCAGGACCGTGCTCACAGCGCGCAGCGATTTGAACTGTGACTTGTGTCCCAGGAGAAGAGACACAGGAGAAGAGGACAACAAGGAGGGGCCAGAGACCTGCCATCCCAACCATGTGACCCAAAGGATGTCCTCACCtgtctgaggctcagtttccttacctgtagaaTTAGGGACAAGAAGGGCACCTGCTTCACAggatgttttgaagattaaatgatatgCTGCAGAGAAAtcacttggcacagtgcctgacacatggtaagtgctcagcAAATAGTCACATTAATAAACGTAAAGCAGCTTCCCATAGGCCTCCAAGACCATACCTAGCTGCTACCTGAGTGTGATGGCTTTGTTTAATGTGTCAGCTTGGCCAGGTTACAGTCCCCAATTATGCAATCGAACACTAATCTTGGTATTGTGATGAAGGTAGTCAATTTAATCAATTGACTttaagggagattatcctggataatCTGGATGGGCCTGATACAGTCCCATCTGGAAGGCCTTAAGAACAGatctgaggggacttccctgtggtccagcggttaagactccgcactcccagtgcagggggtgcaggttcgatccctggtcaaggaactggatcccacgtgctgcaacaaagatccggtgcagccaaataaataaatgaatatttagagctgaggcttccctgaggaagaagaaattctgcctgtgGACAGCAGCTTCCACCCTTGGCAAGAGTTCCAGCCTGGCTTtacgaccacctagaggggtaggatagggagggtgggagggagacacaagagggaggaggtatggggatatatgtatagctgattcactttgttataaagcagaaactaacacaccattgtaaagcaattatattccaataaagatgtttaaataaataaataaataatggattGTGGgattggaaaaaaagagaaagagttcCAGCCTGAGCCTCACAATTTCAAACTTGCCTCACCAGCCCCATACTAACATAAGTCAACTCTTTGCAATAAATCTCTTAATTTGCACCTCCTATTGGTACCATTTCTCTGGTTGAACCCTGTAATACACAGAGGAAGCaagggtgtctgtgtgtgtatgtgtgtgctggaATCACAGGGCCCAATCCTCATGTTTATTCACTCCTTTTTAAGGTcaaggtaggggcttccctggtggcgcagtggttgagagtccacctgccgatgcaggggatacaggtttgtgccccggtccgggaggatcccacgtgccgcggagcggctgggtccgtgagccatggccgctgagcctgcgcgtccggagcctgtgctctgcaacgggagaggccacaacagtgagaggcccacgtatcacaaaaaaaaaaaaaaaaaaagaaagaaaaaaaaataaggtcaaGGTAGCCTGTGCCTTTAGGGGTCTGTAGTTGGAGGCTAAAGCAAAACCATGGCTGTTtaaaggcagggctggggggcgggCCAGGAGGTGGATGCAGCAGAGGGCCCAGGTGCAGGCCTCTAACTCCCTtgcaccacccctgcccccaggcttTGGCCTCCAGGGTGCGACCTACTTGTTTCCAGGCTTTTTCTAAGATCCTCTTTTCCCAAGGGAGGCCAGGCTCATCCTCCTCCCCCTGCAGCGGGCGTAGGATTGGAAGGAAAGGTATAAACCGTGCTGTCTCCCCGGGAGCCAGCTGGTGAGGAGGCTTCTCCCTCTGTCACCAGCCAGTCCTCGTGTCCCCGACCCTGTCTCTCCCACCTCTGTAGCACAAGCCGTGTGTCACACGCACACCCACATTCCCACCCTCCTGCTCTAATCCCAACAGCTGCtgacatccatccatccagtctaCACTGGAGCACCATGCTGAGTGCTTTGCTCACCTCATTCAGCCTCAGCACAAACAGATGGGGTGGGAACTCCTACTGTCattattcccattgtacagagggggaagctgaggcacagaggtggCTCCTCCTGGGGAGAACAGCCCCCAGGAAGGGCCCTGAAGATCCACTGAGAACACCTGCGGTAGAGAGAAAGGGGCTCCGATCATGAAGCTCTGCAGAGCTGAGGGGTCTTGTCCCTTCTCAGACCCTCTGTTCGTGCCTCAGCACAGATGAAGAAGGTGGCAGGCCTGAAGGTGCTtggcttcccttccttccttcttccaccaGGAAACTGGGGAGGCTGTGGAACATGGTCTGGGGGCCAGGGGGTGGACTCCGGGGTCAGCAGGCCTGAGTCTGAGGCCTGGTGCAGCCACCTGCGAACGTGAGTGAGTCCTTCAGTAAGTTCTGAAagctgtctgagcctcagtttccccatctgtgagatGGGCCAGTGAGGAGCTCCTGCCCTGGGTTCCTGTGGGGACTGTGAAGCAGCTGGCACTCGTCGGCACTCAGGCTTCAGGCCTCCAGGCTGTTCTCCCCACTTTTATCAGGGGGCTGGTGGAAGTGAAGGCCCTTGTCATAAACACAAGAGGTGGTCATTATTACTGCTCCAGAGACTTGGTCCCGCACCCcctaaaaccaaaccaaagccTGCTCCTCCGAGGTCACGGCATTAAGGAGGCACTCCTTTTAGAGGCCGCCCCTACCCCTGCCCCTCATGCCTCCTTAAATGTCACACCCTGGACTCTTCTCCTGCCCACCTTAGCAGAGTCACTCTCCACCCCAAGGCCCTCATGCCATCCAGGTGTCTACCTGACACCATGCCATCCAGGTGTCTACCCTACCTGACCCTCACTCCTGGACTCTTCTCTTGCCCACATTAGCAGAGTCACTCTCCACCCCAAGGCCCTCATGCCATGCCAGGTGTCTACCCTACCTGACCCTCACTCCTGGACTCTTCTCTTGCCCAccttagcagtcactctccaccCCAAGGCCCTCATGCCATCCAGGTGTCTACCTGACACCATGCCATCCAGGTGTCTACCCTACCTGACCCTCACTCCCTATCCAGTGCCCCAGCAAATCCTGTCAGCTCAACCTCCCAAATATATGCACCTCATCCCTCCACCTCCCTGTCGCCActcagctccccaccccccaatttCCCTCCTGGGCAAACTGCTCTCCACTCTGCCCCACACAGATTTTGAAGATGCAAACAGGATTGTGTCTCCTCCTGCTCAAAACATGTCCATGGGGCTGCCCAGGGCTCTGGCCTCCGACGCCCTGTGAGGCCTGGTCCCTACCACCTCTCCACCCTCGTTTTACACCTGCCCGCTCCCTCCTGCCCTGCAATCGGCCACCAGCCTCCTTTCGGTTCCTGCTGCTCAGCACACTCCCTCTGCAGATGCTGTTCCCCCTGCCAAACAGACTTCTCCCCACGCCATTCCAACCCCCTTACTAACTCCTCTCCCGCCCTGGCTGCTTTGGGCACCTGTGTTGAACACGCCCCTGGTGCTCTCTGCCTTCCCTTCTGAGCGCTAAACTCGGGCTGCACAGCAACACTCACCGGGTGACTGCGCCGTTACCTcggccccaccacacacacacacacacacacacacgactgtgAGCTCGCTTAGGCTGGTTTGATCACTGTGGTATCCCTGGTGCCCGCACACAGAAGAGCAGAATCCACGCTTATAGGATGAGCCATAGGTGAGGGAGTGAGGCAAGGCACCTGCCTGACCTGGGCAGGGGACACATGCCCTGGTTTGCTGGGGGAGGCCCAGTTTTCATCTGTCATCCAGTATAATAATAATGGTGCCCTTATTCACTCTCAAGTGTCCCAATCTGGTGACATATTAAATGGTCAGCCTAGTTATTAGAAAGGAGAAGGGCTTCACCCCAGAGCTTCTGCtccttcccagcccctgccctggcttCCCATTTTTTCCCTACAAGACCAAAGCTTTTACTTCTTGTTCTTGagatctttttcttctgttaataatCTCCCTACATTGTCCCCAAGCCcccagaaataaataagaattctATTTGTCCCTTTTACTGCAGAACTGTCCTCCTGGAGGGTTGCCATGGTGACCGAATGATGTCACTGCCCTGGAAACAGTTGCCTAGGAGATGAGTGATGTCACTTCCAGGAGATGACTGCCATGGAAACCCTCTTGGAACTAGGGGGTGGCCAGGAAAGTGAAGGAGGGGTGGAGGGCGGATGCAAAAGGGACAGAtgtgaaaggaggaaggaaaagggaggggggagagcagGAAAAAGGCCAGGAGGAGGATGGGGACCATCCCAGAGCAGTTGAAAATAACAGAGAATCACAGAATCTCCAAAATGCAAAAGTGCCCAGAGACCACCCCAAGCACCTGCCTCGTTTTTAGAGGCCGCTGAGAGGTGAGGACACACTCAAGGTCACACCACCAGTTTATAGGTGATGTTAGAACCAAGCTCAAGGGCTCATGGCCCTCGGTTTCTTACATGGCTCATTGGTAGATTTGGGTGCAGAAATGAAGGATTCCTTTTGGTCATTTCTTTTGTCAAAATTCCGGCCTCAGATCAGTCATTTACTCATGAAGTCAACAAATTCTTACTGTGAGCTGTGTGCTAGTTGCTGAGAAGAACCTGAGTGGCATTTTCATAGttactgtattattttatatttttattgtatccCCCACTAGTGTTAGCCCCACAAGGACAGGTAATTCACCAAGGTATCCACCCCCAGCACCCTGCCCAATGCCTACCACATAGGAGCTCAACATGTTTGTTAACAAGACAGGTGATGAATGCCATCATGTGGTGCAGACCCACAGTACAGGAGCCCAGAGAGGGGCTCACAGTAGCTGGCAGGGAGGTGGGATTTCCTAGGTAGAGTTTGAAGAGGCCAAGATCAGAAAGCCATTCAAGAAGGCAGAGTAAAGACCTGAGCCAAAGTGAGAGCAGGCTGAACAGGTGGGTCCAGCTGGGCATGCTGTGGTCCACGTCTTCAGTCATCCTGTAGCTGTAGCCCCTACAGGTACCTCCCTTCTGGTAGAAGGAGCCCCGAGGATCGGAGGAAGACAAGCATCAAGGTCCATGTCCCTGGAtatgcctgggggtgggggtgggggtggggcagcaaagaaaaaaaaaaaggctgatccAGCTGAAGAGGCAAATGTAAAGAAGGTAACAGAGAagtgggctggagggaggaagaggtCCCATCAATGGAGACCTGGACTGTCAGGCTTCCAGCCTCTGCCTGAAGGTGACACATTCAAGACAAGAGCAAGGGCCTTGGAGCCCCACACAGATGCTCTGCCCCTTCCCAACTGCGTGACCGCATGAAAGTCACTTTTCCTCTCGAAGCCTCCTGACTGGAGCTACAGCCCAGTTCACAAGAATGTTAGCTCTGAATTGAAATGCATGTAAGGCCCCACTTTGCAGGTGATCGCTGAGTCACCCGCAGAAGGCAGTCGGCAAatgtcctttccctctccctcctggcaCAGCCTCTGCCCTTCAGACCAACATGGGAGCTGTACTTTGGGAAGATGAACTTGACAGTGGATTCCTTCGTCTTTAGCTCCCCAGCCTTTTGGAGCCCTTCCTTTGCTTGGCAACACAGGGGCCCACGGTccaggggaggtggaggggagaggtGCCCGATGACTAGGAATAATCAGTCAAGTCTGACTCACAACCGCCCGGCAGGGAAGCCTCAACCAAATCAGAGGTTTCATAAGAGACGCCATTTCATTAGGCCCTGAAGGAAGGATTTGATTTGGGTAGGATGTCACAGAGGctggagaagaaaagacagagactaGAGAGGCAGAGGGGTTAGCTATTGTTATGACTTTTCTAGAACTCCTTTTCTCCAGGTGGGGATCAAAAAACCCATGGTGTGGTGGGAAAAGCCTTGAGGTAGGACTGACCCGGTTTTATCTCAGTGTTACCTCTTACCAGCTACGTATACCACCTGATACCTCatctcctcatctgttaaaaatagtatcattctgggacttccctggcagtccagtagttacgactctgtgcttccattgcagggggcatgggtttgatccctgatcggggaactaaatCCTGAAAGCCGCGAGGCCCTTGTATCATTCCTACCGTCCAGGGTTGCTGTAAAGACTCAGAGACCATGCACTTAAGGTGCCCAGAACACACAAGGTGTTTGAAATGGTTGTTTCCATCAGCCCAACGGCTGTTCTTTGTAACAGATGATCTGTTCAGTCCCACTCAGCTGTGACTCAGTGCCTGTGCCTGCCCCATAGTTTGGAGGTCTCCTGAGAACCGAGGACCCCCTCAGCCTTTGAACGGCACGTCCTGACTGCTGAACATAGCCTATTTTACAGAACCAAGAGGCATCCTGAGCTTCCCAATCCCAAGTGACTTAAGATGGCCAAGTATTTACCCGACAATAGCTCCATTATCAAGAATCCTACCCTTTCCTCCAACTCAAACAAATGGACCTTTGAGCAGGGTTTGAGGAGTAATTGAAAATCTGAGCATTAGTTAGcatcaatatatttaaatttcctttccaAGTATAATTCATTCAACTCtaagtgaaaatattaaaagcactcaAAGTGTCCCCATAATAGGATGTGTGTCACATCCATTTTTTCTTCTCAACCCCAAGACTGTGGCCTGGTGAAAAGAACCATAAACAAGGATTTAGGGGACCTGAGTGCTAGTTTAGGTTCTGTCACTAACTTTGCAGTGAGACTCTGGGAAAGCCATTCATTTCTCTGGTCTTGTTTCCCTTGCAGTAACACTGAGATGACCCCATCTCATTTCATAAATTTATCTTGACaagctttttttgtctttttactttgatACTGACAAGTTTTAAAACATCAGAGTGTGCAGAACTGGAAGGAAGCCTTTGAGATCACACAATAGGGAAGGAAGGCTTCAGCTTTACGCCACGTGTAATTTCAAGTCCTCTCAAAGAACCCCATTTACCACTTGTAGGGCTGACTGGAATTGTGTGCCCATACTTCCCCACACCCCATTCCAAGACCCAAGAGGATGCCTTGCACATGGTACTTTGGGTTGAATTAAATCTTATATTCCAAATCCTACTCTTAAAAAACGAGGGGCCTGAGCCTCAAAGGTTGTCGGCTGCCTGGAGCCTACCAGAGGGCAGTTAGGACTCTGAATTTAAAGGTCGTGGGCAGAGGCCGTCCTGTGGCACCAGCTGATTCCAGAGGTCCACCacctctgcacctcagtttcctcctctgtaaggtGGGAACAAAACTTTCCACAAGATGGTTGTGAAATGAAAACGTTAAGTGCTTTTTCTAAAGCCCTTTCTGTGAAGTGCACTCCAAATGGACGAAGTTTCAACGTCTACGAATTTTTATCAAAGCAAAATGCCTTAGGCACATAAAGCTCATGGCTTTAAAATACCTGACCTGCTAATTGAAGCAAAACCCGTAAGGATTTTTGCTGGCAATTAGGTCAACTTGAAATAGGCTTCCTAAGGACTACTTATTAGCATGTGGGTCATCCCTCTACTTCAGGATGAGAAAATAGGTTAAATGTCCACGCTCCACCACAGTGTAGGTTCAAGGACAGAGGCTGGGCGTGGCCACCTCCACCAGTCTAGTGTCAAGCTTCAGTCAAGAATAAGGTGTTTAGGGCCTTTGTGTACCTGAACCAATCCACTCGACAAGCATGTCCGGTCCCGAGCACCACGCTGGAGGGGACAGAAATCGTGAGTGGCTGGAGTCCACATCACCCGGGGAAGGAAGAGTCCACTTGGTGATGCAGGGCCTCAGGAGCGGCCTGAGGTGCAGGCAGATGGGGAAAGTGCACTAGAGGCCAGGCCATTCTCTTTCTTAAACTCAGAGGGAGGTCtgctgtcttattttttaaagaatactcAAAGCTTTCTTAATAATGATCACTAAAGTTTATTTCAGGGATCCCTAATTAACATTTTATTCCATCTAGTGcaaaagaatattaagaaaaactGAGAACATGTACCGACTTTGGGTGATACCTAGCAACCAATGTTCCAGTAGGCCGAGTGGAGCTACACCCTCAAAGTCAGACACACACCCCTTCCAGAGGGGCTGTGCCATGGAACACGGCATTGGGGTCTGCTCGGCCCCTCCCATACAGGCACCAGCAACAGGAAGAGGGGATCAGAGAGGCTGTTAGCTGGGTTCAcacaaaactatttaaaattcaTGAGTCTTTTGTGTACACTGCAAAATGTGTGATGGAATCAGGGGGCACCAAGACTCGCTATTCCAGAAATGCTTCAGGGTTTGAGAGATCAAACCAGGATTCCAAGCGGTGAGCCGTGATAgggctccttgagagcaggaaaAACAAAGACCATACACACAGAGATGATATCCCCAAAGCAGCATTTATTTACCcactgaattccaaaacatttAATTTAGAAGTCTGGCATTTCATAATTACCCATCTTGATCGACATGGGCTGACACACATGGCGCTGTCAGGATACACAAGGACAATAGCCAAAtagttacaaaaaaataaatccatgatTCTTAAACAgtcgcaaccaaaaaaaaaaaagttacaggtaTCAAAACTTTAGATGCATTGCATTGAAAAGAAGGTTTGTGCACATCATAATTTAAAGAGGCAAACAAGGCGCTACTGAAACCTCACGTTAAAGTTTATTATTAAGCTGATGGAAAGGAGCAAGTGGTCTCTCATATCAGCTTCCCTTAACAGTTTTCCATTAGCTAAGAAAGAGGTGGGAGGGGTGAATTCACTTTTGCATGCACAGATGTACTGCTTTAACAAAACACTAGCAGCTGGTTTTAAGTGGACCATTTAAATACCAACTGTAGCCTGTGTGGTTAATTCTCCTAACTTCCCCGAGGCTTTTCGCCTGCACTTCACCTAGATCAGCAGGCATAGGAAAATGCCTCCTTCAGAATGCACCTGTCTGCACAATTCAGAAAGGGAGCTCCTGTGGGCTCAAAGCAACCATCAGTCCAGCAATGCCCATAAATTTATCTGGAACTGCTTCCCGGGGGCAGAGAGCAGATCTGAGTAGCTGTGCTGCCATACAGATAGGTTTAGCACTAGATACTTAGTGACTGTGGTGAGGAAGGACCAGTGGTGATggggtcggggcgggggtgggCCGAGGCGCTCAGTTGCCTTCTCCAGCTTCCTCGTCCTGCTGGTCGCTCGTCCAGAGGGTGAGGTTGTCTCGCAGCAGCTGCATGATGAGCGTGGAGTCCTTATAGGAATCCTCGTTTAGTGTGTCCAGCTCGGCTATGGCGTCATCAAAGGCTTGTTTGGCTAAGAGGCAGGCCTGCTCGGGCGCATTCTGGATCTCGTAGTAGAACACGGAGAAGTTGAGGGCCAGGCCCAGCCGGATGGGGTGTGTTGGCTGCATGTGCTCCTTGCTGATTTCGAAGGCTTCCTTGTAGGCTGCCTCTGAAGCTTCGACCACACTGTTTTTCTTCTCGCCAGAAGCCACCTCTGCCAGGTAGCGGTAGTAGTCGCCCTTCATCTTCAGGTAGAAGACCTTGCTCTCATACTGGAAGTCATTGCAGTTCTTGATGAGGAACTTGTCCAGCAGGGCCAGCACGTCATTGCACACTGTTTCCAGCTCCTTCTCGATCTTCTCCCGGTAAGCCTTAACCTTCTCCAGCTTCTTCTCATTCCCGTCAGCCGTGGTTTTCTGCTCGATGCTGCTGATGACCCTCCAGGAAGACCGCCGGGCACCGACCACATTCTTGTAGGCCACAGAGAGGAGGTTTCGGTCTTCATTGGAGAGAGGTTCGTTGAGCTCGGTCACCTGCAACATCCCCAAAAGATAAACACTGAGACCCGAGTCTGAAAACCCTGGAGAGAGATCTTCCCTTCAACCCAGTCAACAACCCTCCTCAAAAACAGGATTACGGACAAGCCACTCAAGAAAAACCAACTGGACAAGGATCCTATCTGAAGGGAGACTGCAGTCTAACAGAAGAGATAGatattaactcaaaatattaGTGATAAGGACTCTGAAAAAGTCATAATAATTTAGGCCTTCTAAGATGCCGCCTTCACCTTGGCGGAGGTGTGGGGATAAAGATGTTGATGGAAGGTTGTGAGGTGCTGGTGCACAAGGAGGTGGTGGGGAAAAGCCCTGAGGCTCAGCTATTCTGCGTAAGATATTCTCACAGTAAAATCATACAATTCCTTTGTCAAATATCCAAAGGTTATCACAGACTGGAAGTCCACTTCCAGCTTTCTATTCTAGAAAGAACCAATCACACCTCCCTCAAACACTTATTAACAAAGAAGAGTTTCCCAGATGAGCTCAAACACCACACAGATCTAGTGGCCAGAGTTTCACCCTGGTTACACGTGGAACCCACTGGTAAACCCAGCCCTCCTCCAACCCAAAACAGATGCATTAGTGACAATAAGGTGTCCCCAGCCTCTGCTGAAAGGAGGCATAACTACTCAGCAGCAAGCTTTACTCTGACCTACCTGACAGGAAACCCTGACTGCCCATCAAGGATGGAAGCACCAATTATTTTAAGTGGAAACGttaaatttcaaattcttcaTGATGCCAACtgcaagcaagccagctgtgtcaTCAGTAGAAGGAACACTGGACTTTGCTGTGCTGAGCTGTGCCACCAAAAATTCATGTTGAAGTCATAACCCCTGGTACCCATCAACGTGACCTTAGCTGGAAACAGGATCATTGCAGGTGTCATCAAgtcaagatgaggtcatactgcatAAGGTGGATCCTatatccaatgactggtgtccttataagaaaaaggGAGATCTGAAGACGAAAGCCATTGCCatgtgatgatggaggcagagactggagtgatgtgtctacaaagGCCAAGGATTACAAGGATTACCAGGAGCTACCAGAAACAAGGAGGGGCAAGGGaggattttcccctagagccttcagagggagcacagccctgccaacacctcgaTCTCAGACTCTAGCCTTCCAAACTGTgataaaatacatttctcttgttgtaagccatccagtttgtggtggCTTTGTTTGGTGgtcctaggaaattaatacagacTTAGAATCAGAAAACTCTGGGCCCCAGCAAAGCCACTAACACACTAAATTGGCCTgtatcttctataaaatggggggaTTCCTCAACTATGTTACCTACTGGGAAaggtctttaattttaaaaacagaaaaagaaaaaagaagagcactTAGAAAACCACAAAACTCAACAAAAAGGCATTACTTAAATCAAACTATAAGGACAGAACTTGCTCCAATGGAAGGGAAAAGCCAAGTCTGATGGAGAAACTTATTAACAACATAATAAAACAGACACGCTTACCATGGATTAAGAAGACTGAGCAGCAGAGAatcataagtttaaaaaaaaagaattaaaaaggatGATAGGTCTATTTGAAAAATTAGTAGTTCAAGAACATAAGCAACAAATGTAATAATTAAACgtgtaaaattagaaaacttgTGCCAAGTTCTTAAAAGTGAAACACGCAACTGTCTACCACCACCTCCCTCCTCAACAAATcccagacaaaataaaaataccagcTCCCTCTTCTAACTTCCCCATTTCCCTGTCCCCAGAACCCCTACTCTTCTGCTGCAAATCATTAGCCAGGGATGGCCTCTCCCTCTTTGCCTAGTCAATCAACCCAACCCACTTCCTCCTTCAGCGTGGTCTTCAGCTACATTCCCCAGGAGGGCTGCCTGCAAGCCCGGCTCCTCATTCCTCCCCACAAAGACAGGAATGGTCTCCACGCTGGTCTGGGGCAATCCCCTCCTCTCTACTAATCCACAATCCATGCTCCCCTCAAGACCTGTAACCCCACTAGTTTTCTCCTTCAGGGAGTGCCTTTAAAC from Pseudorca crassidens isolate mPseCra1 chromosome 12, mPseCra1.hap1, whole genome shotgun sequence includes the following:
- the YWHAH gene encoding 14-3-3 protein eta; this translates as MGDREQLLQRARLAEQAERYDDMASAMKAVTELNEPLSNEDRNLLSVAYKNVVGARRSSWRVISSIEQKTTADGNEKKLEKVKAYREKIEKELETVCNDVLALLDKFLIKNCNDFQYESKVFYLKMKGDYYRYLAEVASGEKKNSVVEASEAAYKEAFEISKEHMQPTHPIRLGLALNFSVFYYEIQNAPEQACLLAKQAFDDAIAELDTLNEDSYKDSTLIMQLLRDNLTLWTSDQQDEEAGEGN